A genomic window from Camelina sativa cultivar DH55 chromosome 2, Cs, whole genome shotgun sequence includes:
- the LOC104729108 gene encoding phospholipase A1-IIgamma-like: MEEEDKKAMRCFSFKRIMKRKKKEEEENLIVAKEFAKSWRDLSGLNHWKGTLQPLDQDLREYIIHYGEMGQAGYDTFNINTESKFAGASIYSRKDFFAKVGLEKAHPYTKYKVTKFLYATSQVHVPESFLLFPVSREGWTKESNWMGYVAVTDDQGTALLGRRDIVVAWRGSVQPLEWVNDFEFCLVNAKKIFGEKNDQVQIHQGWYSIYMSQDERSPFTKANARDQVLREVGRLLDKYNKDEEVSITICGHSLGAALATLNAADIVANGYNRPKSRPDKSFPVTAFVFASPRVGDSDFKKLFYGLEDLRVLRTRNLPNVIPIYPPIGYSEVGDELPIDTRKSQYMKSPGNLATFHCLEAYVRPRS, from the exons atggaggaagaagacaagaaagcGATGAGGTGTTTTAGCTTCAAGAGAatcatgaagaggaagaagaaagaggaggaggagaactTGATAGTGGCTAAAGAATTCGCAAAGAGCTGGAGAGATCTGAGCGGTCTAAACCACTGGAAAGGGACGTTACAGCCGTTGGATCAAGATCTCCGGGAATATATCATACATTACGGCGAGATGGGTCAGGCTGGTTATGATACTTTCAACATCAACACCGAGTCTAAGTTCGCTGGCGCTAGCATCTACTCTAGAAAAGACTTCTTCGCCAAG GTGGGTCTAGAGAAAGCACATCCGTACACAAAGTACAAAGTAACCAAGTTTCTATACGCGACATCACAGGTCCACGTGCCTGAGTCATTCCTATTGTTCCCGGTTTCACGTGAGGGATGGACAAAGGAGTCGAATTGGATGGGTTACGTGGCGGTAACAGACGACCAAGGCACGGCGCTTCTTGGCCGGAGAGATATTGTGGTTGCTTGGAGAGGCTCAGTTCAACCGCTTGAATGGGTTAACGACTTCGAATTTTGTTTAGTGAACGCCAAGAAAATCTTCGGTGAGAAAAATGATCAAGTTCAAATTCATCAAGGTTGGTATTCAATCTACATGTCTCAAGATGAACGATCACCTTTTACTAAGGCCAATGCTCGTGACCAG GTATTACGAGAGGTTGGGAGATTGTTGGATAAGTATAATAAGGATGAAGAAGTTAGTATAACTATCTGTGGTCATAGTCTTGGAGCTGCACTCGCGACGCTTAATGCTGCGGATATTGTGGCTAATGGTTATAACCGACCAAAGAGTCGTCCTGATAAGTCTTTTCCAGTTACGGCCTTCGTCTTTGCTAGTCCTCGTGTTGGGGATTCTGACTTTAAGAAACTCTTCTACGG GTTGGAAGATCTCCGAGTGTTACGGACAAGGAATCTACCGAACGTAATTCCGATATATCCCCCGATAGGTTACTCCGAGGTTGGAGACGAGCTTCCAATAGACACACGAAAGTCACAATATATGAAATCTCCAGGAAACCTCGCGACCTTCCACTGCCTAGAGGCTTATGTAAGACCCCGATCCTAA